One Kineococcus aurantiacus genomic window carries:
- a CDS encoding oligopeptide/dipeptide ABC transporter ATP-binding protein codes for MNGTTTPVLRAEGIAKTYRSRPSLAARVTRTDSRADLRALDGVDLELRRGEVLALVGESGSGKSTLAKVLVGSTTPSAGSLEHDGEPVPARRGKDASRRIQMVFQDPYSSLNPRIPVASMLRELLLLHRVVPRSQVRAESVRLLNLVGLEEDALDAYPSQFSGGQRQRLAIARALAVRPDVLIADEPVSALDVSVQATILDLFARLQRELGLSVLFIAHNLAVVQHLSQRVAVMYLGRIVEVAETTELFANPRHPYTRALVDSIPRMRAGSVNEEFVLEGEPPSPYDVAAGCRFNPRCPYAVDACRSVDPALETVAAGHVSACLRAAELPPFQSSPDPASSIDRADVREDLLEEPTHTRSTAP; via the coding sequence GTGAACGGGACGACCACCCCGGTCCTGCGGGCCGAGGGCATCGCCAAGACGTACCGGTCGCGGCCCTCGCTGGCGGCGCGCGTGACCCGCACCGACTCCCGGGCGGACCTGCGGGCCCTCGACGGGGTCGACCTGGAGCTGCGCCGGGGGGAGGTCCTCGCGCTGGTCGGGGAGTCCGGTTCGGGCAAGTCCACCCTGGCCAAGGTGCTCGTCGGCAGCACCACCCCGAGCGCGGGGTCCCTGGAGCACGACGGCGAACCCGTCCCGGCGCGGCGCGGCAAGGACGCGAGCCGCCGGATCCAGATGGTGTTCCAGGACCCCTACTCCTCCCTGAACCCCCGCATCCCCGTGGCCTCGATGCTGCGCGAGCTGCTCCTGCTGCACCGCGTCGTGCCCCGCTCCCAGGTGCGGGCCGAGAGCGTCCGGCTGCTGAACCTCGTCGGGCTGGAGGAGGACGCCCTCGACGCCTACCCGAGCCAGTTCTCCGGCGGGCAGCGCCAGCGGCTGGCCATCGCCCGGGCGCTGGCCGTGCGGCCCGACGTGCTCATCGCCGACGAGCCGGTCTCCGCGCTCGACGTGTCCGTGCAGGCCACGATCCTCGACCTGTTCGCGCGGCTGCAGCGCGAACTCGGCCTGAGCGTCCTGTTCATCGCCCACAACCTCGCCGTCGTGCAGCACCTGAGCCAGCGCGTCGCGGTGATGTACCTGGGGCGCATCGTGGAGGTCGCCGAGACCACCGAGCTGTTCGCCAACCCCCGGCACCCCTACACCCGCGCCCTCGTCGACTCCATCCCCCGGATGCGGGCGGGCAGCGTCAACGAGGAGTTCGTGCTCGAGGGGGAACCGCCCAGCCCCTACGACGTCGCGGCCGGGTGCCGCTTCAACCCCCGCTGCCCGTACGCCGTCGACGCCTGCCGCAGCGTCGACCCCGCCCTGGAGACCGTCGCGGCCGGGCACGTCAGCGCGTGCCTGCGCGCGGCGGAACTCCCCCCGTTCCAGTCCTCCCCGGACCCCGCGTCGAGCATCGACCGGGCCGACGTCCGGGAGGACCTGCTCGAAGAACCCACGCACACAAGGAGCACCGCACCGTGA
- a CDS encoding DUF885 family protein, whose amino-acid sequence MTTTTPAQQLAELGERYFQLQHTYDPYNATLLGLTEFDHLPGDPSRAASERAAAGLAEVARAAEALDPAGLDEEQLVDRGVLTALARGAAQDAEHSLWAANASAKGYVSRQGLVFQAVPAMSTTDAAGRQRYLSRLAGLPGFFTALGERYAQEAAAGRRPTRLGVQHSLEQLEGHLALPVGTDALLAPARASGDPTTLREATRLVREEVHPALRALAGRMRTELLPLGREGEDVGIHAVPGGREGYAAAVRRHTTTDLTPEQIHRTGLDVLEEMRAEWSAVGARALGETGFDRIAERLRSDPALRFGTSEEILAVAHAALARAQAARDAWFPDLPIPDCAIEEINPVDAAGSALGHYRPPAVDGSRPGAYCVLAADAPSHFRYEYESLSFHEAVPGHHLQLATAQLLDVPRYRRHLDVEACSFNEGWGLYSEQLADEMGLFTGDLDRLGMLSFRALRACRLVVDTGIHHFGWTRERAVEFMYANTATTREHVESEVDRYVAWPGQALAYMIGCREVLRLRAVAEQALGGRFSIVEFHRAVLSSGAVPLTVLGGIVERHVAGALASAPAAN is encoded by the coding sequence GTGACGACGACCACCCCCGCGCAACAGCTGGCCGAGCTCGGCGAGCGGTACTTCCAGCTGCAGCACACCTACGACCCGTACAACGCGACCCTCCTGGGCCTCACCGAGTTCGACCACCTGCCCGGGGACCCCTCCCGGGCGGCGAGCGAGCGGGCCGCCGCCGGTCTGGCCGAGGTGGCCCGCGCGGCGGAGGCGCTCGACCCCGCCGGGCTCGACGAGGAGCAGCTCGTCGACCGCGGGGTGCTCACCGCCCTGGCCCGCGGCGCCGCGCAGGACGCCGAGCACTCCCTGTGGGCGGCGAACGCCTCGGCGAAGGGGTACGTGAGCCGGCAGGGCCTGGTGTTCCAGGCGGTCCCGGCGATGTCGACGACCGACGCGGCGGGCCGGCAGCGCTACCTGAGCCGGCTGGCCGGGCTGCCCGGTTTCTTCACCGCCCTCGGGGAGCGGTACGCCCAGGAGGCCGCCGCCGGCCGCCGCCCCACCCGCCTCGGGGTGCAGCACTCCCTCGAGCAGCTCGAGGGGCACCTCGCGCTGCCCGTCGGGACGGACGCCCTGCTCGCCCCGGCCCGGGCCTCGGGCGACCCCACCACGCTGCGCGAGGCCACCCGCCTGGTGCGCGAGGAGGTGCACCCCGCGCTGCGCGCGCTCGCCGGGCGGATGCGCACCGAGCTCCTGCCGCTGGGGCGCGAGGGCGAGGACGTGGGGATCCACGCCGTCCCGGGCGGCCGGGAGGGGTACGCGGCCGCCGTGCGCCGGCACACCACCACCGACCTGACCCCCGAGCAGATCCACCGCACCGGGCTCGACGTGCTGGAGGAGATGCGCGCCGAGTGGAGCGCGGTCGGGGCCCGGGCGCTGGGGGAGACCGGCTTCGACCGGATCGCCGAGCGCCTGCGCAGCGACCCCGCGCTGCGGTTCGGGACGAGCGAGGAGATCCTCGCCGTCGCGCACGCCGCCCTCGCCCGGGCGCAGGCGGCCCGCGACGCGTGGTTCCCGGACCTGCCGATCCCCGACTGCGCGATCGAGGAGATCAACCCGGTCGACGCCGCCGGCAGCGCGCTGGGCCACTACCGGCCCCCGGCGGTCGACGGCAGCCGCCCCGGCGCGTACTGCGTGCTCGCCGCCGACGCCCCGAGCCACTTCCGCTACGAGTACGAGTCGCTGTCCTTCCACGAGGCCGTCCCGGGTCACCACCTGCAGCTGGCCACGGCGCAGCTGCTCGACGTCCCGCGCTACCGGCGCCACCTCGACGTCGAGGCGTGCAGCTTCAACGAGGGCTGGGGGCTGTACTCCGAGCAGCTGGCCGACGAGATGGGCCTGTTCACCGGCGACCTCGACCGGCTCGGCATGCTGTCGTTCCGGGCGCTGCGCGCGTGCCGGCTCGTCGTGGACACCGGGATCCACCACTTCGGCTGGACCCGGGAACGGGCCGTGGAGTTCATGTACGCGAACACCGCGACCACCCGCGAGCACGTCGAGAGCGAGGTCGACCGCTACGTCGCCTGGCCCGGTCAGGCCCTGGCCTACATGATCGGCTGCCGCGAGGTCCTGCGGCTGCGCGCCGTCGCCGAACAGGCCCTGGGAGGACGCTTCTCGATCGTCGAGTTCCACCGGGCGGTCCTGTCGTCCGGCGCCGTACCGCTCACCGTGCTCGGCGGCATCGTCGAGCGCCACGTCGCCGGCGCGCTCGCGTCGGCCCCCGCTGCGAACTGA
- a CDS encoding SDR family oxidoreductase produces MTDLRGRTAVVTGTAQGIGRAIAERLQDAGAAVRGVDRDEVDLSDTARVEDFFTAVGDVDVLVNCAGGVVGQTHTPVDELTDEAWDAVVRANVVTMRNCTRAAARSMKRRRFGRIVTISSGAGRSVSLTGIQAYTTSKAAQIGFTRQMAHELGPFGITANCIAPGFVLSNPTTQAQWDSYGPDGQRALLERIAVRRTGTPDDIARGVLFFADPDASWVSGQTLSIDGGHSLF; encoded by the coding sequence GTGACGGACCTGAGGGGACGGACCGCGGTCGTGACCGGCACGGCCCAGGGCATCGGCCGGGCCATCGCCGAGCGGCTCCAGGACGCCGGAGCCGCGGTGCGGGGGGTCGACCGCGACGAGGTCGACCTGTCGGACACGGCCCGGGTCGAGGACTTCTTCACCGCCGTCGGCGACGTCGACGTCCTCGTCAACTGCGCCGGCGGGGTCGTCGGCCAGACCCACACCCCCGTCGACGAACTCACGGACGAGGCCTGGGACGCGGTCGTGCGGGCCAACGTCGTGACGATGCGCAACTGCACCCGGGCCGCCGCCCGGTCGATGAAGCGCCGGCGCTTCGGGCGCATCGTCACCATCTCCTCCGGCGCGGGGCGCAGCGTCAGCCTCACCGGCATCCAGGCCTACACGACGTCCAAGGCCGCGCAGATCGGGTTCACCCGGCAGATGGCCCACGAACTGGGCCCCTTCGGGATCACCGCGAACTGCATCGCCCCGGGGTTCGTGCTGTCCAACCCCACCACGCAGGCGCAGTGGGACTCCTACGGCCCGGACGGGCAGCGGGCGCTGCTGGAACGGATCGCCGTGCGCCGCACGGGGACGCCGGACGACATCGCCCGCGGCGTCCTGTTCTTCGCCGACCCGGACGCGTCCTGGGTCAGCGGCCAGACCCTGTCGATCGACGGCGGGCACTCCCTCTTCTGA
- a CDS encoding MurR/RpiR family transcriptional regulator, translating into MTIDEEIFARMGELSPAEKKVARVLLASWPSAGLESAAAVAKAAGTSTPTVLRLVTRLGIGGYPDFQRRLREEVTHRMSSPVSRTQQGAREHAERPVLQAAIAERAGLVEQLAASVPPSEFDRAVEALAGKAKQVAVMGGYFSRFSAELLATQLDQVIPCVDFVEQPLGHDIGKLLRLCAGSVAVVFDFRRYELTAKQAAAIAKGRGAKVVVITDQDLSPATESADVVLPVPVDGLPFDSVVGTITLVEALVEAVLLATGSRGIERMKQWEDTVQIARAHRGAPDPAPRPSTGPAEERT; encoded by the coding sequence ATGACCATCGACGAGGAGATCTTCGCCCGCATGGGCGAGCTGAGCCCCGCCGAGAAGAAGGTGGCGCGCGTCCTCCTGGCCTCCTGGCCCAGCGCGGGGCTGGAGAGCGCGGCGGCCGTGGCCAAGGCGGCGGGCACGAGCACGCCCACCGTCCTGCGCCTGGTGACGCGCCTGGGCATCGGGGGGTACCCCGACTTCCAGCGGCGGCTGCGCGAGGAGGTCACGCACCGCATGAGCAGCCCGGTCAGCCGCACCCAGCAGGGCGCCCGCGAGCACGCCGAACGGCCGGTGCTGCAGGCGGCGATCGCGGAACGGGCCGGGCTCGTGGAGCAGCTGGCCGCGTCCGTGCCGCCCAGCGAGTTCGACCGCGCCGTCGAGGCCCTGGCGGGGAAGGCCAAGCAGGTCGCGGTCATGGGCGGCTACTTCAGCCGCTTCTCCGCCGAGCTGCTGGCCACGCAGCTCGACCAGGTGATCCCCTGCGTGGACTTCGTGGAGCAGCCGCTGGGCCACGACATCGGCAAGCTCCTGCGGCTGTGCGCGGGGTCGGTGGCGGTGGTCTTCGACTTCCGCCGGTACGAGCTGACCGCCAAGCAGGCCGCCGCCATCGCCAAGGGCCGCGGGGCCAAGGTCGTCGTCATCACCGACCAGGACCTGTCACCGGCCACCGAGAGCGCCGACGTGGTGCTCCCGGTCCCGGTGGACGGTCTGCCCTTCGACTCGGTGGTGGGCACGATCACCCTCGTCGAGGCCCTCGTCGAGGCCGTCCTGCTCGCCACCGGCAGCCGGGGCATCGAGCGCATGAAGCAGTGGGAGGACACCGTGCAGATCGCCCGCGCCCACCGCGGGGCCCCCGACCCCGCACCCCGACCCAGCACCGGACCAGCCGAGGAGCGCACGTGA
- a CDS encoding isoaspartyl peptidase/L-asparaginase family protein yields MRDTRDEESVARPGETRLWSVPAQGPFSLALHGGAGGRIEELSAERRESFEAGLRRAHGAGRAVLADGGTALDAVCAAVEQLEDDPLFNAGRGAALAADGTVEHDAAVMDDDGRAGAVAVSRHAKNPVRLARAVLENSTHLLLVDPSRDLATGWDLEVREQEYFVTQARREQLERIHALRLAAPRHGTVGAVARDRRGRVAAATSTGGMAAQSTGRVGDSPVIGAGTYARGDSLAVSCTGEGEAFIRGVVSYDIAARMRYLGSSLPDAVRATVHAELTAKGASGGLVAVAPDGSVVAAHNSPTMFAAFEGQDGLVLLT; encoded by the coding sequence ATGCGCGACACGCGTGACGAGGAGTCCGTGGCCCGCCCCGGCGAGACCCGCCTGTGGTCGGTGCCCGCGCAGGGGCCGTTCTCGCTGGCCCTGCACGGCGGGGCCGGCGGCCGGATCGAGGAGCTGTCCGCCGAGCGCCGCGAGTCGTTCGAGGCCGGGCTGCGCCGGGCGCACGGGGCCGGCCGCGCCGTGCTGGCCGACGGCGGGACGGCGCTGGACGCCGTCTGCGCCGCCGTCGAGCAGCTCGAGGACGACCCCCTGTTCAACGCCGGCCGCGGCGCGGCCCTGGCCGCCGATGGGACCGTCGAGCACGACGCGGCCGTCATGGACGACGACGGGCGCGCCGGGGCCGTCGCGGTGTCCCGCCACGCCAAGAACCCGGTCCGGCTCGCGCGCGCCGTCCTGGAGAACAGCACGCACCTGCTGCTCGTCGACCCCTCCCGCGACCTGGCCACCGGCTGGGACCTGGAGGTGCGCGAGCAGGAGTACTTCGTCACGCAGGCCCGCCGCGAGCAGCTCGAGCGCATCCACGCCCTGCGCCTGGCCGCGCCCCGGCACGGCACGGTCGGCGCCGTCGCGCGCGACCGGCGGGGCCGGGTCGCCGCGGCCACCTCGACGGGCGGCATGGCCGCGCAGAGCACCGGCCGGGTCGGGGACAGCCCCGTGATCGGCGCGGGGACGTACGCGCGCGGCGACTCCCTGGCCGTGTCCTGCACGGGCGAGGGGGAGGCGTTCATCCGCGGCGTCGTGTCGTACGACATCGCCGCCCGGATGCGCTACCTCGGCTCGTCCCTGCCGGACGCCGTCCGCGCCACGGTCCACGCCGAGCTGACGGCCAAGGGGGCCAGCGGTGGCCTCGTCGCGGTCGCCCCCGACGGTAGCGTCGTCGCCGCCCACAACTCGCCCACCATGTTCGCCGCCTTCGAGGGGCAGGACGGACTCGTCCTGCTGACCTGA
- a CDS encoding biotin carboxylase N-terminal domain-containing protein: protein MKKVLIANRGEIAVRIARGCADYGVASVAVYADPDADALHVRTATEAWALPGGSPAQTYLDAAKLLAVARASGADAVHPGYGFLSEDAGFARAVEEAGLTWVGPTPATIERLGDKTSAREIARAVGAPLAAGSPGPVSGVEEVVAFARDHGLPLVVKAAFGGGGRGMRVVHDAAEIPEAYASAVREAVAAFGRGECFVEQYLDRPRHVEAQVLGDGRGTVVVVGTRDCSVQRRNQKLVEEAPAPFLTPAQERAVTDAARAICAAVDYRGAGTVEFLVGADGTVSFLEVNTRLQVEHPVTEQTTGVDLVRQQLLVADGLPLELDRTPDPVGHAFEFRLNAEDPGRGFLPAPGPVHRFDVPGGPGVRVDAGVVAGGAVPAAFDSLVAKLVVTGADREHALRRARQALAELRVEGVPTVAGFHRRLLEDPAFTTDFAVHTRWIETECAWLESLAEDRPEAVADPGVVRTWVEVDGRRMTLALPAALTRAVPAAGPAADQAVGPAARTGSDPAALTAPVAGTLVTWHVPDGADVRAGDAVGAVEAMKMETPVLAHRDGRITLLARPGDGVAAEAALARID, encoded by the coding sequence GTGAAGAAGGTCCTCATCGCCAACCGCGGCGAGATCGCCGTGCGCATCGCCCGCGGCTGCGCCGACTACGGCGTCGCCTCGGTCGCCGTCTACGCCGACCCCGACGCCGACGCGCTGCACGTGCGGACGGCCACCGAGGCGTGGGCGCTGCCGGGGGGCTCCCCCGCGCAGACCTACCTCGACGCGGCGAAGCTGCTGGCGGTCGCGCGGGCCAGCGGCGCCGACGCCGTCCACCCCGGGTACGGGTTCCTGTCCGAGGACGCGGGTTTCGCCCGGGCCGTCGAGGAGGCCGGGCTCACCTGGGTCGGCCCGACCCCCGCGACCATCGAACGGCTGGGGGACAAGACGTCCGCCCGCGAGATCGCCCGCGCCGTCGGCGCGCCGCTGGCCGCCGGCAGCCCGGGCCCGGTGTCCGGGGTCGAGGAGGTCGTGGCGTTCGCCCGCGACCACGGCCTGCCGCTGGTCGTCAAGGCGGCCTTCGGCGGCGGTGGCCGCGGGATGCGGGTCGTGCACGACGCCGCGGAGATCCCCGAGGCGTACGCCTCGGCCGTGCGCGAGGCCGTCGCGGCGTTCGGGCGCGGTGAGTGCTTCGTCGAGCAGTACCTCGACCGGCCGCGGCACGTCGAGGCCCAGGTCCTCGGCGACGGCAGGGGCACGGTCGTCGTCGTCGGGACCCGCGACTGCTCGGTCCAGCGGCGCAACCAGAAGCTCGTCGAGGAGGCCCCCGCCCCGTTCCTCACGCCCGCGCAGGAGCGGGCCGTCACCGACGCGGCGCGGGCGATCTGCGCCGCCGTGGACTACCGCGGCGCGGGCACGGTGGAGTTCCTCGTGGGGGCGGACGGGACCGTCTCGTTCCTGGAGGTGAACACCCGGCTGCAGGTCGAGCACCCGGTGACCGAGCAGACGACCGGGGTGGACCTCGTCCGCCAGCAGCTGCTCGTCGCCGACGGCCTGCCGCTGGAACTCGACCGGACCCCCGACCCCGTGGGCCACGCGTTCGAGTTCCGGCTCAACGCCGAGGACCCCGGCCGGGGTTTCCTGCCCGCGCCGGGCCCGGTGCACCGCTTCGACGTCCCCGGGGGGCCGGGGGTGCGGGTGGACGCCGGCGTGGTCGCGGGGGGTGCGGTGCCGGCGGCGTTCGACTCCCTCGTCGCCAAGCTCGTCGTGACGGGCGCCGACCGCGAGCACGCCCTGCGCCGGGCGCGGCAGGCGCTGGCCGAACTGCGCGTCGAAGGGGTGCCCACCGTCGCCGGGTTCCACCGCCGGCTGCTGGAGGACCCGGCGTTCACCACGGACTTCGCCGTGCACACCCGCTGGATCGAGACCGAGTGCGCGTGGCTGGAGAGCCTCGCCGAGGACCGGCCCGAGGCGGTGGCCGACCCCGGGGTCGTCCGGACCTGGGTCGAGGTCGACGGCCGCCGGATGACGCTGGCCCTGCCCGCCGCCCTCACCCGCGCCGTCCCGGCCGCGGGACCGGCCGCGGACCAGGCGGTGGGACCGGCGGCGCGGACCGGGAGCGACCCCGCCGCGCTGACCGCCCCCGTCGCGGGGACGCTGGTGACCTGGCACGTGCCGGACGGCGCCGATGTCCGGGCCGGGGACGCCGTCGGCGCGGTGGAGGCCATGAAGATGGAGACGCCCGTCCTGGCCCACCGCGACGGCCGGATCACCCTGCTGGCCCGGCCCGGGGACGGCGTCGCCGCCGAGGCCGCCCTCGCCCGGATCGACTGA
- a CDS encoding M55 family metallopeptidase: MKVWMSLDMEGVAGIVDWDQCRPGSPGYALGCELLQAEVNAAVEGAIAGGATEVVLNDSHSRMANLDPRLVAGEAKYLSGRHKPMYMMQGLDETVDAAFFVGYHGSISGEASTMSHTYNPEVFSGARLNGRPVGESGINALVADHYGVPIAFVSGDEVTWEETAPFAEGAVNVVTKRSVTRASALNLHPSESCRLIRAGAEEAVRRVAAGRVQLPRVERPAVLDLDVQTADMADVATWARGAERTGVREVRIEGEDLLGVFRSFVAVNYITRQAGGR, translated from the coding sequence GTGAAGGTCTGGATGTCGCTGGACATGGAGGGGGTGGCCGGGATCGTCGACTGGGACCAGTGCCGCCCCGGCAGCCCCGGGTACGCGCTGGGCTGCGAACTGCTGCAGGCCGAGGTGAACGCCGCCGTCGAGGGGGCGATCGCCGGCGGTGCCACCGAGGTCGTCCTCAACGACTCCCACAGCCGGATGGCGAACCTCGACCCCCGGCTCGTCGCCGGGGAGGCGAAGTACCTGTCCGGCCGGCACAAGCCGATGTACATGATGCAGGGGCTCGACGAGACCGTGGACGCCGCCTTCTTCGTCGGCTACCACGGGTCGATCTCGGGGGAGGCCTCGACGATGTCGCACACGTACAACCCCGAGGTGTTCTCCGGGGCCCGGCTCAACGGCCGTCCCGTGGGTGAGAGCGGCATCAACGCCCTCGTCGCCGACCACTACGGCGTCCCCATCGCCTTCGTCTCCGGGGACGAGGTGACGTGGGAGGAGACCGCGCCCTTCGCCGAGGGTGCGGTGAACGTCGTCACCAAGCGGTCCGTCACCCGGGCCAGCGCCCTGAACCTGCACCCGAGCGAGTCCTGCCGCCTCATCCGCGCCGGCGCCGAGGAGGCCGTGCGCCGGGTGGCCGCCGGTCGCGTGCAGCTGCCGCGCGTCGAGCGCCCCGCCGTCCTGGACCTGGACGTGCAGACCGCCGACATGGCCGACGTCGCCACCTGGGCCCGCGGGGCCGAGCGCACCGGTGTCCGCGAGGTGCGGATCGAGGGCGAGGACCTGCTGGGCGTGTTCCGCTCGTTCGTCGCGGTGAACTACATCACCCGTCAGGCGGGGGGCCGGTGA
- a CDS encoding alpha/beta fold hydrolase, whose translation MDVTINGARLNVEVLGPEDGPVLIAHHGGGGIGSLAEPRSTFGPLADRFRVVVFDARGCGLSEGVGPYSHEQWAADVDGLRQWAGAERVTVAGGSYGGFIALEYAVRYPQHVEAVVLRDTSADGSNLELAFENARNQTRVEIDWEHFDRYWGGTVRSDAELKELWRELIPLYDADYDEARSTAAVEAGIYRHEAHNACFQENFPTYDLKPDLPHLRVPVLVTVGRHDWVTPVSASETIARLVPGAELVVFENSGHSPQNEEREEFQRVLRDFVDRAVPAGVAA comes from the coding sequence GTGGACGTCACCATCAACGGCGCGCGCCTGAACGTCGAGGTGCTGGGCCCCGAGGACGGTCCGGTCCTCATCGCCCACCACGGCGGCGGCGGCATCGGCTCGCTGGCCGAACCCCGCTCCACCTTCGGGCCGCTGGCCGACCGCTTCCGCGTCGTCGTCTTCGACGCGCGCGGCTGCGGGCTCAGCGAAGGGGTCGGGCCCTACTCCCACGAGCAGTGGGCCGCGGACGTGGACGGGTTGCGGCAGTGGGCCGGCGCCGAGCGGGTGACCGTGGCCGGCGGCTCCTACGGGGGTTTCATCGCCCTGGAGTACGCCGTGCGCTACCCGCAGCACGTCGAGGCCGTGGTCCTGCGCGACACCTCCGCCGACGGGTCGAACCTGGAACTGGCGTTCGAGAACGCCCGGAACCAGACCCGCGTCGAGATCGACTGGGAGCACTTCGACCGGTACTGGGGCGGGACCGTGCGCAGCGACGCCGAGCTCAAGGAGCTCTGGCGCGAACTCATCCCGCTGTACGACGCCGACTACGACGAGGCGCGCTCGACCGCCGCGGTCGAGGCCGGGATCTACCGGCACGAGGCGCACAACGCCTGCTTCCAGGAGAACTTCCCCACCTACGACCTCAAACCCGACCTGCCGCACCTGAGGGTCCCCGTCCTGGTGACCGTCGGGCGCCACGACTGGGTGACCCCCGTCAGCGCCTCGGAGACCATCGCCCGCCTGGTGCCGGGGGCCGAGCTCGTGGTGTTCGAGAACTCGGGCCACTCGCCGCAGAACGAGGAGCGCGAGGAGTTCCAGCGGGTGCTGCGGGACTTCGTCGACCGGGCCGTCCCGGCGGGGGTGGCGGCGTGA
- a CDS encoding ketopantoate reductase family protein yields the protein MTLFIVGAGAIGGTLGAHAFRAGHDVTLVDADAAHVAAIQRDGLRIEGPVEQFTVRVPAIVPAELPDTVERAVVAVKSLHTASAAELLRHRLAPDGYVLTVQNGLTADVLVEAVGRERVLSGFINVGADLMAPGVVLQGNVATFRIGELTGGTVTQRVRELAEVLPYAEPTDNVLGYLWGKEVYGAMMWAGAVSDLPIAETLERPEYRELMTALSQEVLAQAPVTVEGFDGFEPDDLPGSFDRLAAFNRRSAKTHSGIYRDLVVRKRKTEVDEVHKDIQGPIFDRVVEVIHDIEEGRRTCEVANLDELARFVAGRRGLPA from the coding sequence GTGACGCTGTTCATCGTCGGCGCCGGGGCCATCGGGGGGACCCTGGGCGCGCACGCGTTCCGGGCCGGTCACGACGTGACCCTCGTCGACGCCGACGCCGCGCACGTGGCGGCGATCCAGCGCGACGGGCTGCGGATCGAGGGACCCGTGGAGCAGTTCACCGTCCGCGTCCCGGCGATCGTGCCCGCCGAGCTGCCCGACACCGTCGAGCGGGCGGTCGTCGCGGTCAAGAGCCTGCACACCGCCTCGGCCGCCGAGCTCCTGCGCCACCGACTCGCCCCGGACGGGTACGTCCTGACGGTCCAGAACGGGCTCACGGCCGACGTCCTCGTCGAGGCGGTCGGGCGGGAGCGGGTGCTGTCCGGTTTCATCAACGTCGGGGCGGACCTGATGGCCCCCGGGGTCGTGCTGCAGGGCAACGTCGCCACGTTCCGCATCGGCGAGCTCACCGGCGGGACGGTCACGCAGCGCGTGCGGGAACTGGCCGAGGTCCTGCCCTACGCCGAACCCACCGACAACGTCCTGGGCTACCTGTGGGGCAAGGAGGTGTACGGCGCGATGATGTGGGCCGGGGCCGTCTCCGACCTGCCCATCGCCGAGACGCTGGAACGGCCCGAGTACCGCGAGCTCATGACCGCGCTGTCGCAGGAGGTCCTCGCGCAGGCACCGGTGACCGTCGAGGGTTTCGACGGGTTCGAACCCGACGACCTGCCCGGGTCGTTCGACCGGCTGGCCGCCTTCAACCGCCGCAGCGCCAAGACGCACTCCGGCATCTACCGCGACCTGGTGGTCCGCAAGCGCAAGACCGAGGTGGACGAGGTCCACAAGGACATCCAGGGACCGATCTTCGACCGGGTCGTGGAGGTGATCCACGACATCGAGGAGGGCCGGCGGACGTGCGAGGTGGCGAACCTCGACGAGCTCGCCCGCTTCGTCGCCGGACGCCGGGGGTTGCCGGCCTGA